From Stenotrophomonas nitritireducens, the proteins below share one genomic window:
- a CDS encoding FliI/YscN family ATPase encodes MNPSQSPSPAPADWSAARNLRLAARLDGISLDAGGGHGLVREGILRRAVGLTLEAVGCEAPMGASCKVEIIDGGWVDAEVVGFSGDRTYLMPSAELHGLLPNARVVPSYRRGGVEVGEGLLGRVIDSDGIPLDGKGPIRAEGVVGMAGVSINPLAREPITQPLDVGVRAINALLPIGRGQRVGLFAGSGVGKSTLLGMMTRFTAADVIVVGLIGERGREVRDFVESTLGEEGLRRAVVVASPADRPPLARLHGAYRATAIAEWFRDQGLNVLLLMDSLTRFAQAQREIGLSVGEPPTTRGYPPSVFAKLPALVERAGNGAKGRGSITAFYTVLTEGDDPQDPIADAARAILDGHILLSRRVADSGLYPAIDVESSVSRVVQDIADDVWRARIRKLKQLVSAYTANRDLIAIGAYQRGNDPLTDEALDRWPEIMEFLGQDVHNAADLGHSLNALHQLVDSETPA; translated from the coding sequence ATGAACCCGTCGCAATCCCCCTCGCCCGCTCCTGCCGATTGGTCCGCTGCCCGCAATCTGCGCCTGGCCGCGCGCCTGGATGGCATCTCGCTGGATGCTGGCGGTGGCCATGGCCTGGTCCGCGAAGGCATCCTGCGCCGCGCGGTTGGCCTCACCCTGGAAGCCGTTGGCTGCGAAGCGCCGATGGGCGCCAGCTGCAAGGTCGAGATCATCGATGGCGGCTGGGTCGATGCCGAGGTCGTCGGCTTTTCCGGTGACCGCACCTATCTGATGCCCAGCGCCGAACTGCATGGCCTGCTGCCCAATGCTCGCGTGGTGCCGTCCTACCGCCGCGGCGGCGTTGAAGTCGGCGAAGGCCTGCTCGGCCGCGTCATCGACTCCGATGGCATCCCGCTCGATGGCAAGGGCCCGATCCGCGCCGAAGGCGTCGTCGGCATGGCCGGCGTGTCCATCAACCCGCTGGCGCGCGAACCCATCACCCAGCCACTGGACGTGGGCGTGCGCGCGATCAACGCGCTGCTACCGATCGGCCGTGGCCAGCGTGTGGGGCTGTTCGCCGGTTCCGGCGTCGGTAAATCGACCTTGCTGGGCATGATGACCCGCTTCACCGCCGCCGACGTGATCGTGGTTGGCCTGATCGGTGAACGTGGCCGCGAAGTCCGCGACTTCGTTGAATCCACGCTGGGCGAAGAAGGCCTGCGCCGCGCCGTGGTCGTCGCCAGTCCGGCCGACCGGCCGCCGCTGGCACGCCTGCACGGTGCGTACCGTGCCACCGCCATCGCCGAGTGGTTCCGCGACCAGGGCTTGAACGTACTGTTGCTGATGGATTCGCTGACCCGCTTTGCGCAGGCCCAGCGCGAAATCGGCTTGTCGGTGGGCGAACCGCCTACCACCCGCGGCTATCCGCCCTCGGTATTCGCCAAGCTGCCGGCATTGGTGGAACGCGCCGGCAACGGCGCAAAAGGCCGTGGTTCGATCACCGCGTTCTACACCGTGCTCACCGAAGGTGACGATCCGCAGGACCCGATTGCCGATGCCGCGCGCGCCATTCTCGATGGCCACATCCTGCTGTCGCGCCGCGTTGCTGACAGCGGCCTGTACCCGGCCATCGACGTCGAGTCCTCGGTCAGCCGCGTGGTCCAGGACATCGCCGATGACGTCTGGCGCGCCCGCATCCGCAAGCTCAAACAGCTGGTGTCGGCCTATACGGCCAACCGCGACCTGATCGCGATCGGCGCCTACCAGCGCGGCAATGATCCGCTCACCGACGAGGCGCTGGATCGTTGGCCGGAGATCATGGAATTCCTTGGCCAGGACGTGCACAACGCCGCCGACCTGGGCCATAGCCTGAATGCATTGCACCAACTGGTAGATAGTGAGACGCCCGCATGA
- the fliM gene encoding flagellar motor switch protein FliM — protein sequence MSINDLLSQDEIDALLHGVDSGSVNTAEPAAAPGEARSYDFASQDRIIRGRMPTLEMVNERFARLWRIGLFNLIRRSAELSVRGIELIKFGDYLHSLYVPTNLNLIRFKPLRGTGLIVFEPTLVFAIVDNFFGGDGRYPTRIEGREFTATEMRVIQLMLKQTFTDLREAWGPVMNVDFDYINSEINPHFANIVSPREYVVVSRFHVELDSGGGDIHITLPYSMLEPIRELLDAGIQSDRNDRDESWAIMLREQLDTAEVELSSVLAKRRMSLRELTKLKIGDVLPIEMPKQVPLCVEGIPVFTGEFGVSNERNAIKITATHPPGKRPSVPVIQENTDE from the coding sequence ATGAGCATCAACGACCTGCTGTCCCAAGACGAAATCGACGCCCTGCTGCATGGCGTGGATTCCGGCTCGGTCAATACCGCCGAGCCTGCGGCGGCACCGGGCGAAGCGCGTTCTTACGACTTTGCCAGCCAGGACCGCATCATCCGTGGGCGCATGCCGACCCTGGAAATGGTCAACGAGCGGTTCGCACGCTTGTGGCGCATCGGCCTGTTCAACCTGATCCGCCGCTCGGCCGAGTTGTCGGTGCGCGGCATCGAGCTGATCAAGTTCGGCGACTACCTGCACTCGCTGTACGTGCCGACCAACCTCAACCTGATCCGCTTCAAGCCGCTGCGCGGTACCGGCCTGATCGTGTTCGAGCCGACCCTGGTATTTGCCATCGTCGACAACTTCTTCGGCGGTGATGGCCGTTACCCCACCCGCATCGAAGGCCGCGAGTTCACCGCCACCGAAATGCGCGTCATCCAGCTGATGCTCAAGCAGACCTTCACCGATCTGCGCGAAGCCTGGGGCCCGGTGATGAATGTCGATTTCGACTACATCAACTCCGAGATCAATCCGCACTTCGCCAACATCGTCAGCCCGCGCGAATACGTGGTGGTCAGCCGCTTCCACGTCGAGCTGGACAGCGGCGGCGGCGATATCCACATCACCCTGCCGTACTCGATGCTGGAGCCTATCCGCGAGCTGTTGGATGCAGGCATCCAGAGCGATCGCAACGACCGCGACGAAAGCTGGGCCATCATGCTGCGCGAGCAGCTGGATACCGCCGAAGTCGAGTTATCCAGCGTGCTGGCCAAGCGCCGCATGAGCCTGCGCGAGCTGACCAAGCTGAAGATCGGCGATGTGCTGCCGATCGAAATGCCCAAGCAGGTGCCGCTGTGCGTGGAAGGCATCCCGGTATTCACCGGCGAGTTTGGCGTGTCCAACGAACGCAACGCCATCAAGATCACTGCTACCCATCCTCCGGGAAAGCGCCCGAGCGTCCCCGTGATTCAGGAAAACACCGATGAATGA
- a CDS encoding FliH/SctL family protein: MNNAVRWLAPDLNAPAAVPALDDIDLASLETIVAEPPAPPVQLPTLEEIQAIRDAAQEEGFQQGHADGYAQGQAEVRRLTAQIEGILDNFSRPLVRLENEVVGALGELSVRIAGALISRAYEADPSLLKDLIDEALDTVSGTNRDVEVRLHPDDIAAISNLLTLPDGQRLVPDHSLSRGDLRVHAEAVRVDGTLDARLRAALATVLRRAGAAQ, from the coding sequence GTGAACAATGCCGTGCGCTGGCTTGCACCGGATCTCAACGCGCCCGCTGCCGTGCCGGCGCTGGACGACATCGATCTGGCCTCGCTGGAAACCATCGTTGCCGAACCGCCGGCGCCGCCGGTGCAGCTGCCGACGCTGGAGGAGATCCAAGCCATTCGCGACGCCGCGCAGGAAGAAGGCTTCCAGCAAGGTCACGCCGATGGCTACGCGCAGGGCCAAGCCGAAGTACGCCGTTTGACCGCACAGATAGAAGGCATCCTCGACAACTTCAGCCGGCCGCTGGTGCGGCTGGAAAATGAAGTGGTCGGCGCACTCGGCGAACTGTCGGTACGTATTGCCGGCGCCCTGATCAGCCGTGCTTACGAGGCGGACCCGTCGCTGTTGAAGGATCTTATCGATGAAGCACTGGACACCGTCAGCGGCACCAACCGCGATGTCGAGGTGCGCCTGCACCCGGATGATATCGCCGCCATCAGCAATCTGCTGACGCTGCCAGACGGGCAGCGGCTTGTGCCTGACCACAGCCTCAGCCGTGGTGACCTGCGCGTGCATGCCGAAGCCGTGCGCGTCGACGGCACGCTGGATGCACGCCTGCGCGCCGCCCTGGCCACCGTATTGCGTCGTGCTGGAGCCGCACAATGA
- a CDS encoding flagellar basal body-associated FliL family protein: protein MAVAADKNRKAEPTKEAASKPRRSLLVPALVAVFAAAAAGGGVWYFTQGKADAAASKAAAPKTPAPAQYFALDPAFVVNLSGPVDGPRYLQVEVQLMTRDPLALTTLQTHAPAIRAKLLMLFSQVEPTQIADRAGKEKLQAAALAEVQKLMKAETGQNSADELLFTSFVTQ, encoded by the coding sequence GTGGCCGTTGCCGCTGATAAAAACCGCAAAGCTGAACCCACCAAGGAAGCGGCAAGCAAACCGCGGCGCTCGTTGTTGGTCCCCGCCCTGGTCGCCGTATTTGCCGCCGCTGCTGCGGGCGGCGGCGTCTGGTACTTCACCCAGGGCAAGGCCGATGCTGCAGCCAGCAAGGCAGCCGCGCCCAAAACCCCGGCGCCGGCACAGTACTTCGCGCTGGACCCGGCGTTCGTGGTCAACCTCAGTGGTCCGGTCGACGGCCCGCGCTACCTGCAGGTCGAAGTGCAGCTGATGACCCGTGATCCGCTGGCGCTGACCACACTGCAGACCCATGCGCCGGCCATCCGCGCCAAATTATTGATGCTGTTCTCGCAGGTCGAGCCGACCCAGATCGCCGACCGCGCCGGCAAGGAGAAGCTGCAGGCCGCCGCGCTGGCCGAAGTACAGAAGCTGATGAAGGCCGAGACCGGCCAGAACAGTGCCGACGAATTGTTGTTCACCAGCTTTGTGACCCAGTAA
- a CDS encoding flagellar hook-length control protein FliK: MNVLPSALSSAGNVDSNSAPRSSTDKNADSGFDAMLNSKPTTQKPAASKPASNDPAQAKETRADDSATEASTEQTSTTNSNAGDNDKPEAAGTDTDAPWPPFGLSAIVVPAPEPAAQLPAALAAATQQAAPAAPATGATPALPGAAAAVAGAAPMTALSSDDVTAELTLPMTAANDDAGELNVDVDTPAPAAFASLLHNQALQEVRSTAPASSLTAPTPTPDLNAGDFDEAIGARVGWLAEQKIGHAHIRINPENMGQIDVKLQLDGDRVHASFSSAHADVRHALESSLPRLREMLGEQGLQLSHTDVGQQSSSQQQNDQGEAGSGLATGSAHDSPDLPIASSQNLRLRGLLDAYA, encoded by the coding sequence GTGAATGTCCTTCCCTCAGCGCTCTCCTCTGCCGGCAACGTCGACAGCAACAGCGCGCCGCGCAGCAGCACCGACAAGAACGCCGACAGCGGCTTCGATGCAATGCTCAACAGCAAGCCCACCACGCAGAAGCCCGCAGCCAGCAAGCCAGCCAGCAATGACCCAGCGCAGGCCAAGGAAACCCGCGCCGACGACAGCGCCACCGAGGCCAGCACCGAGCAGACCAGCACAACCAACAGCAATGCGGGTGATAACGACAAACCCGAGGCAGCAGGCACGGACACCGATGCGCCCTGGCCGCCGTTTGGCTTGTCGGCAATCGTTGTGCCAGCTCCGGAACCGGCAGCGCAATTGCCCGCAGCGCTGGCCGCCGCCACCCAGCAGGCGGCACCGGCAGCTCCCGCTACGGGCGCAACCCCGGCCCTGCCTGGCGCTGCAGCTGCAGTTGCTGGCGCCGCGCCAATGACGGCCCTGAGCAGCGACGACGTCACCGCGGAGTTGACGTTGCCGATGACAGCCGCCAACGATGATGCCGGCGAGCTCAATGTCGATGTCGACACGCCCGCACCAGCCGCGTTTGCGTCGCTGCTGCACAACCAGGCCCTGCAGGAAGTACGCAGCACTGCCCCGGCCAGCAGCCTCACCGCGCCCACGCCGACCCCGGATCTGAATGCTGGCGACTTCGACGAGGCCATCGGCGCCCGTGTCGGCTGGCTGGCGGAGCAGAAGATCGGCCACGCCCACATCCGCATCAACCCGGAAAACATGGGCCAGATCGATGTGAAGCTGCAACTGGACGGCGACCGCGTCCACGCCAGTTTCAGCAGCGCCCACGCCGACGTCCGCCACGCCCTGGAAAGCAGCCTACCGCGCCTGCGCGAAATGCTGGGCGAACAAGGCCTGCAGCTGAGCCATACCGACGTAGGCCAGCAATCCAGCTCGCAGCAGCAGAACGACCAAGGCGAAGCCGGCAGCGGCCTGGCCACCGGCAGCGCACACGACAGCCCCGACCTGCCAATCGCAAGCAGCCAGAACCTGCGCCTGCGCGGCCTGCTCGATGCCTATGCCTGA
- the fliP gene encoding flagellar type III secretion system pore protein FliP (The bacterial flagellar biogenesis protein FliP forms a type III secretion system (T3SS)-type pore required for flagellar assembly.): MLALPLFAWAAPGPQMPALPDVNVGKIGGAPVSLPLQTLLLMTAITLLPSMLLVLTAFTRIIIVLGLLRQALGTGQTPSNQILLGLALFLTAMVMMPVWDKAWSTGMAPYLDGQIDFQTAWQLTTAPLRAFMLAQVRETDLMTFAGLAGQGPYASPDAIPFPVLVASFVTSELKTAFEIGFLIFIPFVIIDLVVSSVLMSMGMMMLSPMLVSAPFKILLFVLVDGWVLVVGTLAASFNAV, from the coding sequence ATGCTGGCATTGCCGTTGTTTGCATGGGCCGCACCCGGCCCGCAGATGCCGGCATTGCCCGACGTGAATGTCGGCAAGATCGGCGGCGCGCCGGTCAGCCTGCCGCTGCAGACCCTGCTGCTGATGACGGCGATCACTCTGCTGCCGTCGATGCTGCTGGTGCTCACCGCCTTCACCCGCATCATCATCGTGCTCGGTCTGCTGCGGCAGGCACTGGGCACCGGGCAGACCCCGTCCAACCAGATCCTGCTTGGCCTGGCGCTGTTCCTGACCGCGATGGTGATGATGCCGGTCTGGGACAAGGCGTGGTCCACCGGCATGGCGCCGTATCTGGATGGCCAGATCGATTTCCAGACCGCCTGGCAGCTGACCACCGCGCCGCTGCGTGCCTTCATGCTGGCGCAGGTGCGCGAGACCGACCTGATGACCTTCGCCGGCCTGGCCGGGCAAGGCCCTTACGCCAGCCCGGACGCCATCCCCTTCCCGGTGCTGGTTGCCTCCTTCGTCACCAGCGAGCTGAAGACCGCGTTCGAAATAGGCTTCCTGATCTTCATCCCGTTCGTCATCATCGACCTGGTGGTATCCAGTGTGCTGATGTCGATGGGCATGATGATGCTGTCACCGATGCTGGTCTCGGCCCCGTTCAAGATATTGCTGTTCGTGCTGGTCGACGGTTGGGTGCTGGTGGTTGGCACCTTGGCGGCAAGCTTCAACGCTGTCTAA
- the fliN gene encoding flagellar motor switch protein FliN, translating into MNDNQSPEAEIAATPAQFANLQADDGISTDLNLDVILDVPVTLSLEVGRARLPIRNLLQLNQGSVVELERGAGESLDVFVNGTLIAHGEVVVINDRFGVRLTDVVSPSERIRRLR; encoded by the coding sequence ATGAATGACAACCAATCTCCCGAAGCTGAAATCGCCGCAACCCCGGCGCAGTTCGCCAACCTGCAGGCCGACGATGGCATCAGCACCGATCTGAATCTGGACGTCATTCTCGACGTTCCGGTGACCTTGTCGCTGGAAGTCGGCCGCGCGCGTCTGCCGATCCGCAACCTGCTGCAGCTCAACCAGGGCTCGGTGGTGGAACTGGAACGCGGCGCCGGTGAATCGCTGGACGTGTTCGTCAACGGCACCTTGATCGCACATGGCGAAGTGGTCGTCATCAATGATCGCTTCGGCGTGCGACTGACCGATGTGGTCAGCCCCAGCGAGCGCATCCGGAGACTGCGTTGA
- a CDS encoding REP-associated tyrosine transposase: protein MPNQLTAFSRCWSQPRPMPLQPSNPYKGHKSLRKGRASAAGQLYLITFTTNNRVPIFLDHQLATEMARALHNPKLWRDAELMAWVLMPDHWHGLIQLGDKSCLSALVRNIKSNTARYLPDSACRPVWGRGFHDRAMRREDDLRAIARYIVMNPVRAGLVTSVRFYAFWDAVWL, encoded by the coding sequence TTGCCCAACCAACTGACTGCTTTCAGCCGCTGTTGGTCCCAACCTCGGCCAATGCCGCTACAGCCAAGCAATCCTTACAAAGGACACAAATCGCTGCGCAAGGGCCGCGCTTCCGCAGCGGGTCAGCTCTACCTGATCACCTTCACCACAAATAATCGTGTGCCGATATTTCTGGATCATCAGCTTGCAACCGAAATGGCCCGGGCTCTCCATAACCCGAAATTGTGGCGCGACGCGGAATTGATGGCGTGGGTGTTGATGCCGGATCACTGGCATGGGCTTATCCAGTTAGGGGATAAATCCTGCCTTAGTGCCCTTGTTCGAAACATCAAAAGCAACACAGCCCGGTACCTGCCGGATTCAGCGTGCCGACCTGTCTGGGGGCGTGGTTTCCATGATCGGGCAATGCGGAGAGAAGATGACTTAAGGGCTATTGCCCGGTATATCGTGATGAATCCGGTCAGGGCAGGGCTGGTTACTTCGGTTCGCTTTTATGCCTTTTGGGATGCGGTCTGGCTGTGA
- the fliO gene encoding flagellar biosynthetic protein FliO, giving the protein MIALLAYAAPAAAKAAVPVGQHAASGPGLFGAFVTLLLVLGLIIGLGWLLKRMPGGAFRPAEGLKVVASINVGAKERVVVVDVNGQQLLLGITAGGISTLHQLPEPLPQTPAPALPNLKQLPNFAQLLAQKLRKDS; this is encoded by the coding sequence TTGATCGCATTGCTCGCCTATGCCGCACCGGCCGCCGCCAAGGCGGCCGTGCCGGTCGGCCAGCATGCGGCCAGTGGGCCCGGCCTGTTTGGTGCGTTCGTCACCTTGTTGCTGGTACTGGGCCTGATCATCGGCCTGGGATGGCTGCTCAAGCGCATGCCAGGCGGCGCGTTCCGGCCGGCCGAGGGCTTGAAGGTGGTGGCCAGCATCAACGTCGGCGCCAAGGAGCGCGTGGTGGTAGTCGACGTCAATGGCCAGCAGCTGCTGCTGGGCATCACCGCCGGCGGCATCAGCACCCTGCACCAGCTGCCCGAGCCGTTGCCGCAGACGCCTGCGCCGGCCCTGCCCAATCTCAAACAATTACCGAATTTCGCCCAGCTGCTGGCACAGAAGCTGCGCAAGGACTCCTGA
- the fliJ gene encoding flagellar export protein FliJ yields the protein MSPSRRLDPLLRRAQDREDEVAKALAERQQALDMHQSRLSELRQYAEEYANAQLATTSAAQLLNRRAFLDRLDNAVEAQSKTVDSNQERVEAERARLLLASRDKAVLEQLAASYRAQEKQVADRRDQREMDDLGARRARLKKTEGEGENQ from the coding sequence ATGAGCCCTAGCCGCCGCCTGGATCCGCTGCTGCGCCGCGCGCAGGACCGCGAAGATGAAGTCGCCAAAGCCCTGGCCGAACGCCAGCAGGCCTTGGACATGCATCAGTCGCGCCTCTCCGAGCTGCGCCAGTACGCCGAGGAATACGCCAACGCGCAGCTGGCCACCACCAGCGCCGCCCAGCTGCTCAACCGCCGTGCCTTCCTCGACCGCCTCGACAACGCGGTGGAAGCGCAGAGCAAGACCGTGGACAGCAACCAGGAGCGCGTTGAAGCCGAACGCGCACGTCTGCTGCTGGCCAGCCGCGACAAGGCCGTGCTGGAACAGCTCGCTGCCAGCTATCGCGCGCAGGAAAAACAGGTAGCCGACCGCCGCGATCAACGCGAGATGGATGATCTCGGCGCCCGCCGCGCACGTCTGAAGAAGACCGAGGGCGAAGGAGAAAACCAGTGA